Proteins from a single region of Catenulispora acidiphila DSM 44928:
- a CDS encoding phosphoglyceromutase has translation MTAEYRLILLRHGESEWNAKNLFTGWVDVNLNAKGEAEAVRGGELLREQDLLPDVVHTSVLRRAIRTANLSLEAADRHWIPVRRSWRLNERHYGALQGKDKAATLAEFGEEQFMLWRRSYDVPPPPLAKDDQYSQFEDPRYAGLPTELRPQTECLKDVVDRMLPYWYDAIVPDLRTGNTVLVAAHGNSLRALVKHLDGISDADIAALNIPTGIPLLYTLDADLRPTKTGGEYLDPEAAAASIEAVKNQGKK, from the coding sequence ATGACCGCCGAATACCGCCTCATCCTGCTCCGCCACGGCGAGAGCGAGTGGAACGCCAAGAACCTGTTCACCGGCTGGGTGGACGTCAACCTCAACGCCAAGGGCGAGGCCGAGGCCGTGCGCGGCGGCGAACTGCTGCGCGAGCAAGACCTGCTCCCGGACGTGGTCCACACCTCGGTGCTCCGCCGCGCGATCCGCACCGCGAACCTGTCGCTGGAAGCCGCCGACCGCCACTGGATCCCGGTCCGCCGCAGCTGGCGCCTGAACGAGCGGCACTACGGCGCCCTCCAGGGCAAGGACAAGGCCGCGACCCTGGCCGAGTTCGGCGAGGAGCAGTTCATGCTCTGGCGCCGGTCCTACGACGTCCCCCCGCCGCCCCTGGCCAAGGACGACCAGTACTCGCAGTTCGAAGACCCCCGCTACGCCGGCCTGCCCACGGAACTGCGCCCGCAGACCGAGTGCCTGAAAGACGTCGTCGACCGCATGCTCCCCTACTGGTACGACGCGATCGTCCCGGACCTGCGCACCGGCAACACCGTCCTGGTCGCCGCCCACGGCAACTCCCTCCGCGCCCTGGTGAAGCACCTCGACGGCATCTCCGACGCGGACATCGCCGCCCTGAACATCCCCACCGGCATCCCCCTGCTCTACACCCTGGACGCCGACCTGCGCCCGACCAAGACCGGCGGGGAGTACCTGGACCCGGAGGCCGCCGCGGCTTCGATCGAGGCGGTCAAGAACCAGGGGAAGAAGTAG
- a CDS encoding type III secretion system chaperone family protein: protein MGGDRESLKAAARTAVLEAVADAGVEYERPEEGTFVVKLPGEHKLWTTCSLVVGDHTLSLNAFVARRPDENHEGVYRWLLERNTRLGSLAFALDKLGDVYLVGRLPLGLITAGTVDQLLGEAVAASDSSFDQLLELGFASAIRREWEWRTSRGESLANLAAFRHLIERTPGTRDENGTEAPK, encoded by the coding sequence ATGGGTGGTGATCGAGAAAGCCTCAAGGCCGCGGCGCGCACGGCGGTGCTGGAAGCGGTGGCCGACGCCGGAGTCGAGTACGAGCGGCCCGAGGAGGGCACGTTCGTCGTGAAACTTCCCGGCGAGCACAAGCTGTGGACCACGTGCTCGCTCGTGGTCGGGGACCACACGCTGTCGCTCAACGCCTTCGTGGCGCGCCGTCCCGACGAGAACCACGAGGGCGTCTACCGCTGGCTGCTGGAGCGCAACACCCGGCTCGGCTCGCTGGCGTTCGCCCTGGACAAGCTGGGCGACGTCTACCTGGTGGGCCGCCTGCCGCTGGGCCTGATCACCGCCGGGACCGTGGACCAGCTCCTCGGCGAGGCGGTCGCGGCCTCCGACTCCTCCTTCGACCAGCTGCTGGAGCTGGGCTTCGCCTCGGCGATCCGGCGCGAGTGGGAGTGGCGCACCTCCCGCGGGGAGTCGCTGGCGAACCTCGCGGCGTTCCGCCATCTCATCGAGCGGACACCCGGCACCCGGGACGAGAACGGTACCGAAGCCCCGAAGTAG
- the mshA gene encoding D-inositol-3-phosphate glycosyltransferase, which yields MESLPRRVALLSVHTSPLHQPGTGDAGGMNVYIVELSRRLADLGIEVEIFTRATTGALPPAVDLAPGVLVRHVTAGPYEGLSKEDLPGQLCAFTSGVLRTEAMHEPGYYDLIHSHYWLSGQVGWLAKERWGVPLIHSMHTLGKVKNAALALGDDPEPTARLVGEDQVVDAADRLIANTDQEASELVRLYGADPGRVSTVNPGVDLDRFRPGDKRAARESVGLPPDAAVLLFVGRIQPLKAPDVLLRAAAELIAREPERREKLVVAVVGGPSGSGLAEPTHLHRLARRLGIADVVRFVKPVDQTRLADWYRAADIAVVPSYSESFGLVAIEAQACGTPVVAARVGGLATAVADGRSGTLVAGHDPGDYATAVAGLLDAPHRLADFGENAVEHAARFGWSATAAATADVYSRSIEDLRALRYRELCAGQ from the coding sequence GTGGAATCGCTGCCCAGGCGTGTGGCGCTCCTTTCCGTCCATACCTCCCCGCTGCACCAGCCGGGGACCGGCGACGCCGGGGGGATGAACGTCTACATAGTGGAGCTGTCGCGGCGGCTGGCCGATCTGGGTATCGAGGTGGAGATCTTCACGCGGGCCACCACCGGGGCGCTGCCCCCGGCCGTGGACCTGGCGCCGGGGGTTCTGGTGCGGCACGTCACGGCCGGTCCCTATGAAGGACTTTCCAAGGAGGACCTGCCGGGGCAGCTGTGCGCCTTCACCTCCGGCGTGCTGCGCACCGAGGCCATGCACGAGCCCGGCTACTACGACCTGATCCACTCCCACTACTGGCTCTCCGGCCAGGTGGGCTGGCTGGCCAAGGAGCGGTGGGGCGTCCCGCTGATCCACTCCATGCACACCCTGGGCAAGGTGAAGAACGCCGCGCTGGCGCTCGGCGACGACCCCGAGCCGACGGCCCGGCTGGTCGGCGAGGACCAGGTGGTCGACGCCGCGGACCGGCTGATCGCGAACACCGACCAGGAGGCCTCGGAGCTGGTGCGGCTCTACGGCGCCGATCCGGGCCGGGTCTCGACCGTGAACCCCGGCGTGGACCTGGACCGCTTCCGTCCGGGGGACAAGCGGGCGGCGCGCGAGTCGGTCGGGCTGCCGCCGGACGCGGCGGTCCTGCTGTTCGTCGGCCGGATCCAGCCGCTGAAGGCGCCGGACGTGCTGCTGCGCGCCGCCGCCGAGCTGATCGCGCGGGAGCCGGAGCGGCGCGAGAAGCTGGTCGTCGCCGTGGTCGGCGGGCCCAGCGGTTCCGGGCTGGCCGAGCCCACGCACCTGCACCGGCTGGCGCGGCGGCTCGGGATCGCGGACGTAGTGCGGTTCGTGAAGCCGGTGGACCAGACGCGGCTGGCGGATTGGTACCGGGCCGCGGACATCGCGGTCGTGCCGTCCTACAGCGAGTCCTTCGGGCTGGTCGCCATAGAGGCGCAGGCTTGTGGGACGCCGGTGGTCGCCGCGCGGGTCGGGGGACTGGCCACGGCGGTGGCCGACGGCCGTTCCGGCACGCTGGTCGCCGGTCACGACCCGGGCGACTACGCCACCGCGGTCGCTGGGCTGCTCGATGCGCCGCACCGGCTGGCCGACTTCGGCGAGAACGCTGTCGAGCACGCGGCTCGCTTCGGCTGGTCCGCGACCGCCGCCGCGACCGCCGACGTCTACAGCCGCTCGATCGAGGATCTGCGCGCCCTTCGCTACCGCGAGTTGTGTGCCGGGCAGTAG
- a CDS encoding TetR/AcrR family transcriptional regulator: MRGRLPARPLAEVADAAVRVFITKGFRSAGISDVAGELGLSHGAVYTYADSKQALLYLALLRVLDPEAAAELATPVVAPPMERIVEAVKTWTAARGGLGGVDALLAKAPAESAGPARDELAQVVDGLYGFIEDNSVPLKLFARCAEDLPELAAWYYVQTRRGLLEALGGYLRARIDAGVLRPVPDVPVAARFIVETIAWFAMHRHGDPDSAMLGDADCRRSVRDLVAASFAL, from the coding sequence ATGCGAGGAAGGCTCCCGGCACGGCCGCTGGCCGAAGTGGCAGACGCGGCCGTGCGAGTCTTCATCACCAAGGGCTTCCGCTCGGCGGGCATCTCCGATGTGGCGGGCGAACTCGGCCTGAGCCACGGCGCCGTCTATACCTATGCCGATAGCAAGCAGGCCCTGCTTTATCTGGCATTGCTGCGGGTCCTGGATCCGGAGGCCGCCGCGGAGTTGGCGACTCCGGTGGTGGCGCCGCCGATGGAGCGCATCGTCGAGGCGGTGAAGACGTGGACGGCCGCGCGCGGCGGTCTCGGCGGCGTCGACGCGTTGCTCGCCAAGGCGCCGGCGGAGTCGGCGGGACCGGCGCGCGACGAACTCGCCCAGGTCGTCGACGGCCTCTACGGCTTCATCGAGGACAACAGCGTCCCGCTGAAGCTCTTCGCCCGCTGCGCCGAAGACCTCCCCGAGTTGGCGGCTTGGTACTACGTCCAGACCCGGCGCGGGCTGCTGGAGGCGCTCGGCGGGTATCTCAGGGCCCGTATCGACGCCGGGGTGCTGCGTCCGGTGCCGGACGTGCCGGTCGCGGCGCGCTTCATCGTCGAGACGATCGCGTGGTTCGCGATGCACCGGCACGGTGATCCGGATTCGGCGATGCTCGGCGACGCCGACTGCCGGCGGAGTGTGCGGGACCTCGTCGCGGCGTCCTTTGCGCTGTAG
- a CDS encoding S53 family peptidase — protein sequence MAINLGGRCRVVRTVSSENGIKGASRRWVAVALVSGGALMAGSAPAPAQAQSVTVQVWLTPDLAGATAFADAVSTPGGAGYRHYLSPNAYTARFGPSAARIKAVTDWLTQQGLKQVRLSSGHDYLSATGAVTKLTVPSSLAADVLGVTGLGGSGSDAAASATPAIAAPTCAQFWGQHVQSFQPAYKGLTKGSLPICGYSAAQMRAAYGATSANTGKGVTVALTENASPTAMFTTLTDYAKANHLPAPRSDQFRKIESGSECGATPASSTRHTSADVAPSGPPVDDEAEMDSEAVYALAPDANQLMVVADGACGDEDQSLIDATLSVLLGEGARPSATIVSNSWQISLGMEPAPVMHAIDLRAAAEGVGMYFVSGDTPGLTMTGSDRYATVVGGTTLGVGAKGERVFETGWSDDSATLDGGKWDSEGVGGGGGGTSLDFGQPRYQKGVVPSSMAQVQVGGKTVDNRAVPDIAADGDPDTGMLIGFIQTGTDAEPGPYQTLPNAGTSLACPLVAALVADAEQGQGSAFGFINPLLYRLAGTPALHDVLPVSASAPQQDRAAFTPAADGSGPSLDVFGTTTPGAGQQVLAKGYDTITGLGTPNGSAFIDGLRKGSGR from the coding sequence ATGGCGATCAACCTGGGCGGTCGGTGCCGCGTCGTACGGACTGTGAGTTCTGAAAACGGGATCAAGGGTGCTTCTCGACGGTGGGTCGCTGTCGCGCTGGTCAGCGGTGGCGCGCTGATGGCAGGCAGTGCGCCGGCGCCTGCGCAGGCGCAGAGCGTGACTGTGCAGGTGTGGCTGACGCCTGATCTGGCGGGCGCCACGGCGTTCGCCGATGCGGTGTCGACGCCGGGTGGGGCGGGGTATCGCCACTATCTGAGTCCGAATGCTTATACCGCGCGGTTCGGTCCCTCGGCGGCGCGTATTAAGGCGGTCACGGACTGGCTGACGCAGCAGGGTCTGAAGCAGGTGCGCCTCAGCAGCGGTCACGACTATCTGTCGGCGACCGGCGCGGTGACGAAGCTGACGGTGCCGTCCTCCCTCGCGGCTGATGTGCTCGGCGTGACCGGGCTCGGTGGCAGTGGCAGTGACGCGGCGGCGTCGGCGACTCCCGCGATCGCCGCGCCGACCTGTGCGCAGTTCTGGGGTCAGCACGTCCAGAGCTTCCAGCCCGCCTACAAGGGACTGACCAAGGGCTCGTTGCCGATCTGCGGCTACTCCGCCGCGCAGATGCGTGCCGCGTACGGTGCGACCTCCGCGAACACCGGTAAGGGTGTCACCGTCGCGCTCACCGAGAACGCGTCTCCGACGGCGATGTTCACGACCCTCACCGACTACGCGAAGGCCAATCACCTGCCGGCGCCGCGGAGCGACCAGTTCCGCAAGATCGAGAGCGGGAGCGAGTGTGGCGCCACCCCCGCGTCTTCCACCCGGCACACCTCCGCCGACGTCGCGCCCTCCGGCCCTCCCGTGGACGACGAAGCCGAGATGGACTCCGAAGCCGTCTACGCCCTGGCGCCCGACGCGAACCAGCTGATGGTCGTCGCCGACGGCGCCTGCGGCGACGAGGACCAGTCGCTCATCGACGCCACGCTCTCGGTGCTGCTCGGCGAGGGCGCTCGCCCCAGCGCGACCATCGTGTCCAACTCCTGGCAGATCTCGCTGGGCATGGAGCCCGCTCCGGTCATGCACGCCATCGACCTGCGCGCTGCGGCCGAGGGCGTCGGCATGTACTTCGTCTCCGGCGACACGCCGGGGCTGACCATGACCGGCTCGGACCGGTACGCGACCGTGGTCGGCGGCACGACGCTGGGCGTCGGCGCGAAGGGCGAGCGGGTCTTCGAGACCGGCTGGTCCGACGACAGCGCCACGCTGGACGGCGGGAAGTGGGATTCCGAAGGCGTTGGCGGGGGCGGCGGCGGTACCAGCCTGGACTTCGGGCAGCCGCGCTATCAGAAGGGCGTCGTCCCGTCGTCCATGGCGCAGGTGCAGGTCGGCGGCAAGACCGTTGACAACCGCGCGGTGCCCGACATCGCCGCCGACGGCGACCCGGACACCGGCATGCTGATCGGCTTCATCCAGACCGGGACCGACGCCGAGCCCGGGCCGTACCAGACCCTCCCGAACGCCGGCACCAGCCTGGCGTGCCCGCTGGTCGCCGCCCTGGTCGCGGACGCCGAGCAGGGTCAGGGCTCCGCGTTCGGCTTCATCAACCCCCTGCTGTACCGGCTGGCGGGCACCCCGGCGCTGCACGACGTCCTGCCGGTCAGCGCCTCCGCACCCCAGCAGGACCGCGCCGCCTTCACCCCGGCCGCCGACGGCTCCGGTCCCAGCCTGGACGTCTTCGGCACGACGACGCCCGGCGCCGGGCAGCAGGTCCTGGCGAAGGGCTACGACACGATCACCGGTCTGGGCACGCCGAACGGCTCCGCCTTCATCGACGGATTGCGGAAGGGCTCGGGGCGCTGA
- a CDS encoding helix-turn-helix domain-containing protein — MGALPIGPLGEYIREQRRNAEYSVRQLAQAAGVSNPYLSQIERGLRKPSAEILQQLAKALRISAETLYVRAGLLDGGADVDEDAATDGHGVRSAVADDPWLNARQKRALLDIYEAFRIESARDAAASAPDDEAANPDKSGKSDKTDETIHGPVTSGPTEQ, encoded by the coding sequence CTGGGAGCCCTTCCCATCGGACCGCTCGGCGAGTACATCCGCGAGCAGCGCCGCAATGCCGAGTACTCCGTGCGGCAGCTGGCGCAGGCGGCGGGGGTGTCGAATCCCTACCTCAGTCAGATCGAGCGGGGGTTGCGCAAGCCCAGTGCGGAGATTCTGCAGCAGCTGGCCAAGGCGCTGCGGATATCGGCCGAGACGCTGTATGTGCGAGCCGGGTTGCTGGACGGCGGCGCCGACGTCGATGAGGACGCGGCGACCGACGGGCACGGCGTGCGTTCCGCTGTGGCGGACGATCCCTGGCTCAACGCGCGGCAGAAGCGCGCGCTGCTCGACATCTATGAGGCGTTCCGTATCGAGAGCGCCCGGGATGCGGCGGCGAGCGCACCGGACGACGAAGCCGCTAATCCTGACAAGTCTGGCAAGTCTGACAAGACCGACGAGACCATCCACGGCCCGGTGACGTCCGGGCCCACCGAGCAGTGA
- a CDS encoding DUF2516 family protein, with the protein MIGSALRDGLTSFLAIISLAVLVGQIVVLVDAALRREDAYRAAGKLTKPGWLIILTVAIAANMLLGLLFTIIGVVVAMVYWVDVRPALKEVSGSKRKTGSNQGPYGPW; encoded by the coding sequence ATGATCGGCTCCGCGCTGCGCGACGGACTCACCAGCTTTCTCGCCATCATCTCCCTGGCCGTCCTGGTCGGGCAGATCGTCGTCCTGGTCGACGCCGCGCTGCGGCGCGAGGACGCCTACCGCGCCGCCGGCAAGCTCACCAAGCCCGGCTGGCTGATCATCCTCACCGTGGCGATCGCCGCCAACATGCTGCTGGGCCTGCTGTTCACGATCATCGGCGTGGTCGTCGCGATGGTCTACTGGGTCGACGTCCGCCCGGCCCTGAAGGAAGTCTCCGGCAGCAAGCGCAAGACCGGCAGCAACCAGGGTCCCTACGGTCCCTGGTGA
- a CDS encoding alpha/beta fold hydrolase: MRTLTLPYAGPSGAGTVEYTLAGGLPPPATLFLHGLAGSIEDTRPLASGVPGRKVFAHLPGHGRSTGPDPLGYDTLAAAALAVADHEHADAALGVSLGAATLLRLLSRTPDRFERVVLYLPAVADVPRRPEAIAPHRDLADRMAAADAPGVADALLRTQPLAVRDAAIARDWAERRGKELVAEGGDPERWLPLASAVPLDPHGLERLQDVRIPVLVIAQEGDPAHPVEAARRVASVLPTARLTVFDKAGALWGHRAELRALIAEFLGPDGNLLR; this comes from the coding sequence GTGAGGACCCTGACGCTGCCCTACGCCGGTCCGTCCGGCGCCGGGACCGTCGAATACACGCTCGCCGGGGGTCTCCCGCCGCCCGCCACCCTGTTCCTGCACGGCCTGGCCGGGTCCATCGAGGACACCCGGCCGCTGGCCTCCGGCGTGCCTGGCCGCAAGGTCTTCGCACACCTGCCCGGCCACGGCCGCTCCACCGGTCCGGACCCGCTGGGCTATGACACCCTCGCCGCCGCCGCGCTGGCCGTCGCCGATCACGAGCACGCCGACGCGGCGCTCGGCGTCTCGCTCGGCGCGGCGACGCTGCTGCGCCTGCTGAGCCGCACGCCCGACCGGTTCGAGCGCGTGGTGCTGTATCTGCCGGCCGTCGCCGACGTTCCCCGCCGCCCCGAAGCCATCGCACCGCATCGCGACCTCGCCGACCGCATGGCCGCGGCGGACGCCCCAGGGGTCGCCGACGCCCTGCTGCGCACTCAGCCTCTCGCGGTCCGCGACGCGGCGATCGCCCGCGACTGGGCCGAGCGCCGTGGGAAGGAACTCGTCGCCGAGGGCGGCGATCCTGAACGCTGGTTGCCGCTGGCCTCGGCTGTGCCGCTCGATCCGCACGGCTTGGAGCGGTTGCAGGACGTGCGGATCCCGGTGCTCGTCATCGCTCAGGAGGGCGATCCGGCGCACCCGGTCGAGGCGGCGCGGCGTGTCGCCTCCGTGCTCCCGACGGCGCGCTTGACGGTGTTCGACAAGGCTGGTGCGTTGTGGGGACACCGGGCCGAACTCCGGGCTCTCATCGCCGAATTCCTCGGCCCGGACGGGAACCTTCTTCGCTGA
- a CDS encoding MarR family winged helix-turn-helix transcriptional regulator yields the protein MTSLAPAARTDAVTSTAPDLSFLLDHTSHVLRTKMAAGLAEVGMTARMHCVLVKALEEERTQIQIAEIGDMDKTTMVVTVDALEKAGLAERRPSATDRRARIIAVTDAGAEMAKRTQQIVDRVHADAIGALPEEMRPVLLEALELLTRGHLATPEESPAGARRARQA from the coding sequence ATGACCTCCCTGGCGCCCGCCGCGCGCACCGACGCCGTGACGAGCACGGCGCCCGATCTGTCGTTCCTGCTGGACCACACCTCCCACGTGCTGCGCACCAAGATGGCCGCGGGGCTCGCCGAGGTGGGCATGACCGCCCGCATGCACTGCGTGCTGGTCAAGGCCCTGGAGGAGGAGCGCACGCAGATCCAGATCGCCGAGATCGGCGACATGGACAAGACCACGATGGTGGTGACGGTCGACGCCCTGGAGAAGGCGGGCCTGGCCGAGCGCAGGCCCTCCGCGACCGACCGCCGCGCGCGCATCATCGCGGTCACGGACGCCGGCGCCGAGATGGCGAAGCGGACGCAGCAGATCGTCGACCGCGTGCACGCCGACGCGATCGGCGCGCTGCCCGAGGAGATGCGGCCGGTGCTGCTGGAGGCGCTGGAACTGCTGACGCGGGGGCACTTGGCCACACCGGAGGAAAGTCCGGCGGGCGCTCGGCGGGCTCGGCAAGCTTAA